DNA from Parageobacillus thermoglucosidasius:
GAGTCAGTCACGCCGGGATTTGATTTTTATTTTATCCCAATGGTATTAAACAGCCGCGACAAAAAATGGATCATCGATTTGCATCATGAAGCGGTAAAGCAATTTGGTGACATCATAAATTGGGACGAGATTTTCATGGAAGGATATTGCATTTTACATAAAGACTGCAAAGCGGCCGTGCTGACGGACGCGAATACAGAATTGCAAGAAGATGATGTCATTGCGTATGCGCTTATGGCGGAGCATATGTACCGGCTGCCCATTTTTTACGTAGAATATAGCGGTTCGTACGGAAATCCCCAGCTTGTCCAGCGCGTAAAACAAGTGTTAAAACAGACGCAGCTGTTTTACGGGGGCGGAATCAAAAC
Protein-coding regions in this window:
- a CDS encoding heptaprenylglyceryl phosphate synthase, which translates into the protein MYDIRQWRHVFKLDPNKEISEEHLERICESGTDAVIVGGTDGVTLENVLELLARIRRFQVPCVLEISNLESVTPGFDFYFIPMVLNSRDKKWIIDLHHEAVKQFGDIINWDEIFMEGYCILHKDCKAAVLTDANTELQEDDVIAYALMAEHMYRLPIFYVEYSGSYGNPQLVQRVKQVLKQTQLFYGGGIKTEKQAAEMAQCADTIVVGNVIYEDINKALATVKAVKR